In Phragmites australis chromosome 16, lpPhrAust1.1, whole genome shotgun sequence, one DNA window encodes the following:
- the LOC133895807 gene encoding auxin-responsive protein SAUR76-like — protein MAKGGLSKLRCMIRRWHSSSRISREPSPGEDDGRAVSGGGRAASFHGADEVPRGRHPVYVGKSRRRYLVAEELMGHPLFQTLVDRTGGAPGGSAGTVVGCEVVLFEHMLWMLENADPQPESLDELVEYYAC, from the coding sequence ATGGCGAAGGGCGGGCTGAGCAAGCTGAGGTGCATGATCAGGAGGTGGCACTCATCCAGTCGCATCTCCCGCGAGCCGTCGCCCGGCGAGGACGACGGCCGCGCCGTCTCCGGCGGCGGGCGCGCGGCGTCGTTCCACGGCGCGGACGAGGTGCCCAGGGGCCGGCACCCGGTGTACGTCGGCAAGTCGCGCCGCCGGTACCTCGTCGCCGAGGAGCTCATGGGCCACCCGCTGTTCCAGACCCTCGTCGACCGCACCGGCGGCGCACCCGGGGGCTCCGCCGGCACCGTCGTCGGCTGCGAGGTCGTTCTGTTCGAGCACATGCTCTGGATGCTGGAGAACGCCGACCCACAGCCAGAGTCCCTCGACGAGCTCGTCGAGTACTACGCGTGCTGA